Proteins co-encoded in one Bacteroidota bacterium genomic window:
- the pnp gene encoding polyribonucleotide nucleotidyltransferase: protein MSPKGITKTIDLGDGRTISLETGKLAKQADASVVVKMGNTMLLATVVSKKEAGENVDFLPLSVDYQEKYAAVGRFPGGFFKREAKLSDYEVLISRLVDRALRPLFPDNYHADTQVMISLISADKNILPDALAALAASAALTISDIPFNGPIAEVRVARIDGKFVVNPLISELANADMDIMVAASAKDINMVEGEMKECSEADMLEALKLAHETIKLLCKAQEEFAVMANAPAKREYVHEKHNPELKEAITKACYDKIYAVAKSGNDNKNIRKELFSAIKKEFVETLSEEQQKAEAFLIGKYFHDVEKEAVRASVLNERTRLDGRKLDQIRPIWSEVDYLPAAHGSAIFTRGETQSLTSVTLGTKMDEQLIDGAMINGKNNFLLHYNFPGFSTGEVKPNRGVGRREVGHGNLAMRGIKQVMPLENPYTVRVVSDILESNGSSSMATVCAGTLALMDAGVQLTRPVSGIAMGLITDSTGKYAVLSDILGDEDHLGDMDFKVVGSEKGITACQMDIKVDGLSYAVLTEALEQAKAGRMHILGEMKKTLAAPREDYKPHAPRIVKITIPKEFIGAIIGPGGKIIQEMQRETNTIITIEEIDNQGFVQVSSDNKENIDKAMAKIRAIVAIPEVGETYEGKIKSILAFGAFVEFMPGKDGLLHISEVDHKRLDSLEGVLKEGEKIQVKLIGTDPKTGKFKLSRKALLPKPEKQAEQQA, encoded by the coding sequence ATGTCACCAAAAGGAATAACAAAAACAATTGATTTAGGAGATGGTAGAACCATTAGTTTAGAAACCGGAAAACTGGCAAAACAAGCAGATGCGTCAGTAGTAGTAAAAATGGGTAATACCATGTTATTGGCTACTGTTGTTTCAAAAAAAGAAGCCGGTGAGAATGTAGATTTTTTACCCCTTTCAGTTGATTATCAAGAAAAATACGCAGCTGTTGGACGATTCCCGGGAGGATTTTTTAAACGAGAAGCAAAATTATCGGATTATGAAGTGTTGATTAGCAGATTAGTTGACCGTGCTTTGCGTCCTTTATTTCCGGATAATTATCATGCTGATACCCAAGTTATGATTAGCTTAATTTCGGCTGATAAAAATATATTACCGGATGCATTAGCAGCATTGGCAGCTTCTGCGGCATTAACTATTTCAGATATTCCATTTAATGGCCCAATTGCCGAAGTACGTGTTGCACGCATTGATGGGAAGTTCGTAGTAAATCCATTAATTTCAGAATTAGCAAATGCTGATATGGATATTATGGTTGCAGCCTCTGCTAAAGACATTAACATGGTGGAAGGAGAAATGAAAGAATGCAGTGAGGCTGATATGTTGGAAGCTTTAAAACTTGCACATGAAACCATCAAATTATTGTGTAAAGCACAGGAAGAATTTGCTGTAATGGCAAATGCTCCGGCCAAACGCGAATATGTGCACGAAAAACACAATCCTGAATTAAAAGAAGCAATTACCAAAGCTTGTTACGATAAAATTTATGCAGTAGCAAAATCAGGAAATGACAATAAAAATATCCGCAAGGAATTATTTTCTGCCATAAAAAAGGAATTTGTTGAAACACTTAGCGAAGAGCAACAAAAGGCAGAAGCATTTTTAATTGGAAAATATTTTCACGATGTTGAAAAGGAAGCAGTTCGTGCCAGTGTTTTGAATGAGCGTACCCGTTTAGATGGTCGCAAGCTCGATCAAATTCGACCTATTTGGAGTGAGGTAGATTATTTACCAGCTGCACATGGTTCAGCAATATTTACACGTGGCGAAACTCAATCGTTAACTTCGGTTACATTAGGAACCAAAATGGATGAGCAATTAATTGATGGTGCCATGATAAATGGAAAAAACAACTTTTTGTTACACTACAATTTTCCAGGTTTTTCAACGGGTGAGGTTAAACCGAATCGCGGTGTTGGACGTCGTGAAGTTGGACACGGAAATTTGGCCATGCGTGGAATTAAGCAAGTAATGCCACTTGAAAACCCCTATACAGTGCGTGTTGTATCGGATATTTTAGAATCAAACGGTTCTTCTTCGATGGCGACAGTTTGTGCAGGAACCTTAGCTTTAATGGATGCAGGAGTACAATTAACTCGACCGGTATCAGGAATTGCAATGGGATTAATAACTGACAGTACCGGAAAATATGCCGTATTATCAGATATTTTAGGTGATGAGGATCATTTGGGTGATATGGATTTTAAAGTAGTTGGTTCTGAAAAAGGGATAACCGCTTGCCAAATGGATATTAAAGTGGATGGTTTGAGTTATGCTGTTTTAACCGAGGCATTAGAACAAGCTAAAGCTGGTAGAATGCACATATTGGGTGAGATGAAAAAAACCTTAGCAGCTCCTCGTGAAGACTACAAACCACATGCACCACGTATTGTGAAAATAACCATTCCAAAGGAATTCATTGGGGCGATTATAGGACCTGGTGGAAAAATTATCCAGGAAATGCAGCGTGAAACCAATACTATTATTACCATTGAAGAAATAGACAATCAAGGCTTTGTGCAGGTATCGAGTGATAACAAAGAAAACATCGACAAAGCAATGGCTAAGATACGTGCAATTGTTGCGATTCCGGAAGTTGGTGAAACTTATGAAGGAAAAATTAAATCGATTCTTGCTTTTGGTGCCTTTGTTGAATTTATGCCGGGTAAGGATGGATTGTTGCACATTTCGGAAGTAGACCACAAGCGATTAGACAGCTTGGAAGGAGTTCTGAAAGAAGGCGAAAAAATCCAGGTAAAATTAATTGGAACCGATCCAAAGACCGGTAAATTTAAATTATCGCGTAAAGCCTTATTGCCTAAGCCCGAAAAGCAAGCTGAGCAACAAGCTTAA
- a CDS encoding carboxypeptidase regulatory-like domain-containing protein, translating into MKKLITTFGLICFLVIGAFAQGNFILNGNVIDTNGNPVSNHQVCIFTDSMQTSLVYYNCIFTNSTGAFTVTIPNGAMPGPNVVFYILTQSCSTYVTQQVQNNQGTTSSATVTLLVCSNNPATCNTTFYAIPDSISNPFNYFFMGSATENGTPATISSYSWNFGDGSPVSNLMYPQHTYTASGTYNVCLTTTTSNGCTSSACTPITIASSTTCTAAFGYQSTGANNNTYFNASFGANYDYFWTFGDGSSGTGQFPIHVYNAPGTYTVCLSVIDSTIGCFDQVCHTVTVQSTVSSFYVYGQVSLPGLGFLTPADYGTVYLIRHDSTLLTAIDTTSIDSGGYYFFSNVAPGAYLVKAALDSNSAYYNFYMPTYHTSSLFWTTATNVLVINSTATANINMVAGANPGGPGFIGGSVLQGANRLMSPGDPIYGITILLLDMNNNPIASTTTDINGNYSFPSIAYGTYQIYAEVAGKSTVPSIVTINAANPTVSNVNIEVNSGTILVVYSAAAVAEPAFGLYPNPAKDILTVSVEAKEAGTVTLVIENNLGQVVLSKGYRVSAGKQNINETISQLAKGVYSISVIDATTRSTSKFVKSE; encoded by the coding sequence ATGAAAAAATTAATTACCACATTCGGCCTTATTTGCTTCTTAGTTATAGGAGCATTTGCACAAGGCAATTTTATTCTCAACGGGAATGTCATCGATACAAATGGCAATCCTGTAAGCAATCATCAGGTATGTATTTTTACCGATAGTATGCAAACTTCCCTGGTGTATTACAATTGTATTTTCACAAATAGTACCGGAGCTTTTACAGTTACAATTCCAAATGGTGCTATGCCCGGACCAAATGTTGTTTTTTACATCCTAACACAATCATGTTCCACTTATGTAACGCAGCAAGTTCAAAATAACCAAGGAACTACCTCATCGGCAACGGTTACCTTGTTAGTGTGTTCTAATAATCCTGCTACTTGTAACACGACATTTTACGCTATCCCTGATTCGATATCAAATCCATTCAACTACTTTTTTATGGGTAGTGCAACAGAAAACGGAACGCCGGCAACCATTAGCAGCTATTCATGGAACTTTGGCGATGGAAGTCCTGTTTCAAACTTAATGTACCCTCAACATACTTATACTGCTTCAGGAACCTACAATGTTTGCTTAACAACAACTACTTCTAACGGTTGCACAAGTTCAGCATGTACACCTATTACTATTGCAAGTTCTACAACCTGCACTGCTGCTTTTGGATACCAATCAACCGGTGCCAACAATAACACCTATTTTAATGCAAGTTTTGGAGCCAACTATGATTATTTCTGGACATTTGGTGATGGTTCTAGCGGAACAGGGCAGTTTCCAATACATGTTTATAACGCACCGGGAACCTATACAGTTTGCTTAAGCGTTATTGATTCAACCATTGGTTGCTTTGATCAGGTTTGTCATACAGTTACTGTACAATCTACAGTAAGCAGTTTTTATGTATATGGTCAAGTTAGTTTACCCGGTTTAGGATTTTTAACTCCTGCAGATTATGGAACTGTATATTTGATTCGTCACGATAGTACCTTACTTACTGCAATTGATACTACTTCTATAGATTCAGGAGGTTATTATTTCTTTTCGAATGTTGCACCAGGAGCCTATTTAGTTAAAGCTGCTTTAGATAGCAACTCGGCATACTACAATTTCTATATGCCGACTTACCATACCAGCAGTTTATTTTGGACAACTGCCACGAATGTACTGGTGATTAATTCAACTGCTACTGCAAATATCAACATGGTTGCAGGCGCCAACCCTGGTGGACCAGGATTTATTGGAGGTAGCGTATTGCAAGGTGCAAACCGACTAATGTCGCCAGGAGATCCTATCTATGGAATCACCATACTTTTATTAGATATGAACAATAACCCAATTGCGTCCACCACCACGGATATCAATGGAAACTATAGTTTCCCTAGTATCGCTTACGGCACTTATCAAATATATGCCGAAGTAGCAGGAAAGTCTACTGTTCCTTCTATTGTGACCATTAATGCTGCTAACCCAACAGTAAGTAATGTAAACATAGAAGTGAACAGTGGGACCATCCTTGTAGTTTATTCGGCTGCTGCTGTTGCTGAACCTGCTTTCGGACTATATCCAAATCCTGCTAAAGATATTCTTACTGTTAGTGTTGAAGCTAAAGAAGCAGGTACGGTTACGCTTGTTATTGAAAATAATTTAGGTCAAGTTGTACTTTCTAAAGGTTATAGAGTAAGTGCAGGTAAACAAAATATCAATGAAACCATTAGTCAATTAGCGAAAGGTGTTTATTCAATTTCGGTGATAGATGCTACTACTCGTTCAACTTCAAAATTTGTGAAGTCTGAATAA
- a CDS encoding gliding motility-associated C-terminal domain-containing protein, which yields MHAIYLRYQLCLFLFLLVVVRVEAQLVPNNQDCLGAIPICQGVYVQNNSYTGTGNIPNEINAVNSCLKSGEKNDVWYVFTVQTSGILNFTITPNNLGDDYDWAVYNLTNNTCAQKFTIPALEVSCNFSGTPGATGPNGQAGPQNNPPFTVTAGQTYVLNVSNYSSTQSGYTFDLGATTATIFDATPPYPKEVVSLPPGSPLTCGVNKITLKFSENIHCNSADTADLAIWCSNSIQHKVKAVQCKSTGSYSNLFELTLFPALTDGGLHKVYLTRADSTSITDLCSNTAGSTTSHLTDTVPFSVKSLLSSMTKKNVNCYGDSTGSAVMQPSNGTSPYVYSWLSTPVQTAQTATKLKAGLYTCISTDAKGCVVRDSILIDQKPVMLPSVTNSWDTCGKGTAIAIASISGGTSPYTYRWDDIFQQSTDTAKHLRAGNYSVTIIDSLNCDTTLKLTVITAPIVHPAFDYNPKSVSLFSPDCYFSDLSKNAVHWFWNFGDGDTSYHQNPMHTFEDEETYPVKLVIENQYGCEDSAIVEVYVDGFYTLYLPSSFTPNGDGKNDVFIIKGTGLESDKFELRIYARNGQLIYKTDDINKGWDGTANGKSVKSDSYVFDIDFTDYKFKEHNKKGVITLAR from the coding sequence ATGCACGCCATCTATTTACGTTACCAACTTTGCCTATTTCTTTTTTTGCTAGTTGTTGTTAGAGTGGAGGCTCAACTGGTGCCAAATAATCAAGATTGTTTAGGCGCTATTCCAATTTGTCAGGGAGTTTACGTTCAAAATAATTCGTATACAGGAACCGGTAATATTCCCAACGAAATAAATGCAGTTAACTCTTGCTTAAAATCGGGCGAAAAAAATGATGTTTGGTATGTATTCACTGTTCAAACATCCGGAATATTGAATTTTACAATTACACCTAACAATTTAGGCGATGATTACGATTGGGCAGTGTATAATTTAACCAATAATACTTGTGCTCAAAAATTTACCATTCCGGCCTTAGAGGTGAGTTGTAATTTTTCGGGAACTCCGGGTGCAACCGGCCCTAACGGACAAGCAGGTCCTCAAAATAACCCGCCTTTTACTGTTACAGCCGGGCAAACTTATGTGCTAAATGTGAGCAATTATTCAAGTACACAATCTGGATATACGTTTGATTTAGGTGCAACCACTGCAACCATTTTTGATGCAACACCTCCTTATCCTAAAGAAGTTGTTTCACTTCCTCCGGGCTCACCATTGACTTGTGGTGTAAATAAAATTACCTTAAAATTTAGTGAGAACATTCATTGTAATTCAGCCGACACTGCTGATTTAGCTATTTGGTGTTCCAATTCGATTCAACACAAAGTAAAAGCTGTTCAATGCAAAAGCACAGGCTCATATTCTAATTTATTTGAATTAACCTTGTTTCCGGCTTTAACAGATGGTGGTTTACACAAGGTATATTTAACACGAGCCGACTCTACATCAATTACTGATTTATGCAGTAATACTGCAGGTTCAACAACTTCTCATTTAACTGACACAGTACCCTTTTCTGTAAAGAGTTTACTAAGCAGTATGACAAAAAAGAATGTTAATTGTTATGGGGATTCAACCGGATCAGCGGTTATGCAACCAAGCAATGGAACCTCACCCTATGTTTATTCTTGGTTGAGCACACCGGTGCAAACAGCTCAAACCGCAACTAAGTTAAAAGCCGGACTTTATACATGTATAAGCACCGACGCAAAAGGCTGTGTGGTTCGCGACAGTATTTTAATTGACCAAAAACCAGTAATGTTACCTTCGGTTACGAATAGCTGGGATACCTGCGGCAAAGGAACTGCTATTGCAATTGCGAGCATAAGTGGCGGAACTTCGCCCTATACTTATCGTTGGGATGATATATTTCAACAAAGTACCGATACTGCCAAACATTTGCGCGCCGGAAATTATTCAGTAACAATAATTGATTCACTCAATTGTGATACTACTTTGAAGTTAACTGTTATTACTGCACCTATTGTTCATCCTGCGTTTGATTACAATCCTAAAAGTGTTTCTCTTTTTTCTCCGGATTGTTACTTCAGTGATTTATCAAAAAATGCAGTGCATTGGTTTTGGAATTTTGGAGATGGTGATACATCTTATCATCAAAACCCGATGCATACTTTTGAAGATGAAGAAACCTATCCAGTTAAGCTAGTAATTGAAAATCAATACGGATGCGAAGATTCAGCCATAGTTGAAGTTTACGTTGACGGCTTTTATACACTTTATTTGCCAAGTTCCTTTACACCAAACGGCGATGGCAAAAATGATGTATTTATTATAAAGGGTACAGGGTTGGAAAGTGATAAGTTTGAATTGAGAATTTATGCACGCAACGGACAATTAATTTATAAAACCGACGATATAAATAAAGGTTGGGATGGCACTGCTAATGGGAAATCAGTTAAATCTGACAGCTATGTTTTTGATATAGACTTTACGGATTATAAATTCAAAGAGCACAACAAAAAAGGGGTAATAACTCTTGCTCGTTAA
- a CDS encoding 6-carboxytetrahydropterin synthase has protein sequence MIVAKEFKWEAAHRLPWHNGKCKHLHGHSYKMVVEFEGEPDENGMVMDFNVLKSLVQPIVDQLDHTTIIAKSDVELRDTFVAKSWKYFEMENESTAENLCALVVHFITKNNLHILRTNSIRAICIKISETASAYASLRVEIATE, from the coding sequence ATGATAGTTGCAAAGGAATTTAAATGGGAAGCTGCACACCGCTTGCCTTGGCATAATGGTAAATGCAAACACTTGCATGGCCACTCCTACAAAATGGTAGTAGAATTTGAAGGAGAGCCGGATGAAAATGGAATGGTCATGGATTTTAATGTACTAAAAAGTCTAGTGCAACCCATCGTTGATCAACTTGATCATACCACCATTATAGCTAAAAGCGATGTTGAGCTGCGCGATACGTTTGTTGCTAAATCCTGGAAATATTTTGAAATGGAGAATGAATCAACCGCTGAAAATTTGTGTGCCTTAGTTGTTCACTTTATTACTAAAAATAACCTACACATATTGCGTACAAATTCAATACGTGCAATCTGTATAAAAATTTCAGAAACAGCTTCCGCCTATGCCTCTTTAAGAGTTGAAATTGCTACAGAGTAA
- the mdh gene encoding malate dehydrogenase, whose product MKITVVGAGAVGATCADNIARKELCQELVILDIKEGLAEGKALDMTQTAALLGFDTKITGSTNDYSKTAGSDVVVITSGIPRKPGMTREELIGTNANIVKGVTENILKNSPNAIIIVISNPMDTMTYLALTSSKLPKNRVIGMGGILDSARFKCYLSAALNCSPNDLNATVIGGHGDTTMIPLIRYATWNSVPVSSLLSEDVQKQIVADTMVGGATLTKLIGTSAWYAPGAAGAALVESIVRDEKKLFTCCVALDGEYGQKDICMGVPVVIGKNGFEKIVDYKLNADEQAAFNKSADAVRSMNDVLKTI is encoded by the coding sequence ATGAAAATAACCGTAGTAGGAGCAGGGGCTGTGGGTGCAACTTGTGCCGATAATATTGCCCGCAAAGAATTGTGTCAGGAATTGGTAATTCTGGATATTAAAGAAGGATTGGCAGAAGGAAAGGCGTTGGACATGACGCAAACCGCTGCCTTATTAGGTTTTGATACTAAAATAACCGGAAGCACCAATGATTATTCTAAAACAGCAGGAAGCGATGTTGTGGTAATAACTTCAGGTATTCCACGTAAACCGGGTATGACGCGTGAAGAGCTTATTGGAACTAATGCAAACATTGTTAAAGGTGTTACCGAAAATATTTTAAAAAATTCACCCAATGCTATCATCATTGTTATTTCCAATCCAATGGATACAATGACTTACCTTGCATTAACCAGCAGTAAATTACCTAAAAACAGAGTAATTGGAATGGGCGGAATTTTAGATAGCGCTCGTTTTAAATGCTATTTAAGTGCAGCCCTTAATTGCTCACCCAACGATTTAAATGCAACAGTAATTGGTGGACACGGCGATACTACCATGATTCCGCTGATTCGCTATGCTACCTGGAATTCAGTTCCGGTAAGCAGTTTATTAAGCGAGGACGTACAAAAACAAATAGTTGCCGATACCATGGTAGGAGGGGCAACCTTAACAAAATTAATTGGAACCAGCGCTTGGTATGCACCCGGAGCTGCAGGAGCTGCTTTAGTTGAAAGCATTGTTCGGGATGAGAAAAAATTATTTACCTGCTGCGTTGCTCTCGATGGTGAATATGGACAAAAAGATATTTGTATGGGAGTGCCGGTGGTAATTGGTAAAAATGGATTTGAGAAAATAGTTGATTATAAATTAAATGCCGACGAACAAGCTGCCTTCAACAAATCGGCAGATGCTGTTAGAAGTATGAACGATGTGTTAAAAACAATATAG
- a CDS encoding PAS domain-containing sensor histidine kinase produces MHQIVSQNVDSKEGVNALFLHATEGILVSDDTGSITQANPSAEKLFGYGKGELTGQKIEILIPRKLSEKHLESRTKFQQHPHPRSMGQGMELHGLKKDGTEFPVEISLSPYSTPEGRFVIAFIIDISIRKQAEDKLKNYSVELERQVKNRTLILEEAVDELQKTKEDLRQALEKEKDLNELKSRFVSMASHEFRTPLTTMLSSLSLVTKYGEQKDTENQLKHVGKIKTSINNLTDILNDFLSVSKLEEGKIENLPEAINLKNFINEIISDMLGMAQNNQQITLSYSGNEQVVLDKKLVKNILFNLISNALKFSPNGGTVEVSVKVQNSSLRISVKDNGIGIPKEDQEHLFERFFRGNNATHIQGTGLGLAIVARYAELMNATLDFESKENKGTTFTIIIPQ; encoded by the coding sequence ATGCACCAAATAGTAAGTCAAAACGTGGATAGTAAAGAGGGAGTAAATGCCTTGTTTTTGCATGCAACAGAAGGGATTTTAGTAAGCGACGATACCGGATCAATTACCCAGGCAAATCCAAGCGCCGAGAAGTTATTTGGGTATGGAAAAGGGGAATTAACGGGACAAAAAATTGAGATTTTGATTCCCAGAAAACTCAGTGAAAAACATTTAGAATCCAGAACAAAATTTCAACAACATCCACATCCTCGCTCAATGGGGCAAGGGATGGAGCTTCATGGTTTAAAAAAAGACGGAACTGAATTTCCTGTAGAAATTAGTTTAAGTCCTTACTCCACACCGGAAGGTAGGTTTGTAATAGCTTTTATTATAGACATAAGTATTCGCAAACAAGCAGAAGATAAATTAAAAAATTATTCGGTAGAACTTGAGAGGCAAGTAAAAAACCGAACGCTTATTTTAGAAGAAGCTGTTGATGAATTACAAAAAACGAAAGAAGATTTACGGCAAGCTTTGGAAAAGGAAAAAGACTTGAATGAACTAAAATCGCGCTTCGTTTCGATGGCTTCTCACGAGTTTAGAACTCCACTTACCACAATGCTCTCGTCACTTTCACTGGTAACAAAATATGGGGAGCAAAAGGATACTGAAAATCAATTGAAACATGTTGGAAAAATTAAAACCTCAATAAATAACCTCACCGATATATTGAATGATTTTTTATCAGTAAGCAAGTTGGAAGAAGGTAAAATTGAGAACCTACCGGAAGCCATTAACCTGAAGAACTTTATTAACGAAATAATTTCAGACATGTTGGGGATGGCGCAAAATAACCAACAAATTACGCTTTCCTACAGCGGAAATGAACAGGTTGTTTTGGATAAAAAATTGGTAAAAAACATCCTGTTTAATTTAATTTCAAACGCACTAAAATTTTCACCCAATGGGGGTACTGTAGAAGTGAGTGTAAAAGTTCAAAATTCATCCTTGCGTATTTCGGTAAAAGACAACGGAATTGGAATACCGAAAGAAGATCAGGAACATTTGTTTGAACGCTTTTTCAGAGGAAACAATGCAACGCACATACAAGGTACCGGTTTGGGATTAGCCATTGTAGCGCGTTACGCCGAATTAATGAATGCTACCTTGGATTTTGAAAGCAAAGAAAATAAAGGAACAACCTTTACCATCATAATACCACAATAA
- the rpsO gene encoding 30S ribosomal protein S15 encodes MYLTSEIKKDIFKKHGKTETNTGSSEGQIALFTHRINHLTDHLKSNKKDFATQKSLIALVGKRRGLLNYLHNTDIERYRAIIKKLDLRK; translated from the coding sequence ATGTATTTAACATCAGAAATTAAGAAAGACATATTTAAAAAACACGGCAAAACCGAAACTAACACAGGTTCTTCAGAGGGTCAAATTGCTTTGTTTACACACAGAATTAATCACCTTACCGATCATTTAAAATCGAATAAGAAAGATTTTGCAACGCAAAAATCATTAATTGCTTTAGTAGGTAAACGCAGAGGTTTATTAAATTATCTTCACAATACAGATATTGAGCGCTACAGAGCAATCATCAAAAAATTAGATTTAAGGAAGTAA